A genomic window from Micromonospora violae includes:
- a CDS encoding GPW/gp25 family protein — MRAFRFVGAGFDAGRSGGLALTAAGGLAMTEGDESVRQALFLLLSTTPGERLMRPGYGSRLHRLVFAPNDDTTAGLAIHYVRQAIARWEPRVEVIDTDAGPDPDDAWRLVIRLDYRVQASLTPGQLVFSVDLLPADEPAQGGAS, encoded by the coding sequence CTTCCGCTTCGTCGGCGCCGGCTTCGACGCCGGTCGTAGCGGCGGGTTGGCGCTCACCGCGGCCGGCGGCCTGGCGATGACCGAGGGCGACGAGAGCGTACGGCAGGCGCTGTTCCTGCTCCTGTCGACCACACCGGGCGAGCGGTTGATGCGACCCGGGTACGGGTCCCGGCTGCACCGGTTGGTCTTCGCCCCCAACGACGACACCACGGCCGGTCTGGCCATCCACTACGTCCGGCAGGCCATCGCGCGGTGGGAGCCCCGGGTCGAGGTGATCGACACCGACGCCGGGCCGGACCCGGACGACGCGTGGCGGTTGGTGATCCGGTTGGACTACCGGGTGCAAGCCAGCCTGACACCCGGGCAACTGGTCTTCTCCGTTGACCTGCTCCCGGCCGACGAGCCCGCCCAGGGAGGAGCGTCATGA
- a CDS encoding putative baseplate assembly protein, whose translation MTLPVPHLDDRGFLDLVTEARERIRQSCPAWTDLSAHDPGMALVETFAHLTEVMIYRLNQLPEKAYVSFLNLLGVTRHAPTAAWADVRFTRTGTDRAAVRIPAGLRVAAARGADPRPVVFVTTEPTLLPADETSVTVRMHHCEPVEAELLGVGTGQPGQVLRAAHAPLTHTAEALDLLLGVEVPAGTVELGAAAREHDGRTFEIWQPVDSFAGLGPQAKAYLVDRCSGTVIFAPALDLRPAAGATPVAEAAPAGSTPVTVAAVPPAGRQVRLWYRAGGGPTGNVAAGTLTSLRDPLPGVRVDNPAPAAGGRDMEALESVLLRGPYEFFAQQRAVTARDFEVLATSSGAVARARAFTRAAVYSFARPGEVEVVLVPYVPEAARPGGRLPVAVLREHEVPEARHRVEADLEERRMVGIRSRATWARFKAVSVRARVVVRREEDVDAVRRRIHDRLHQTLSPLPTALNPTGWPFGEPLRASNVYRLLEHAEPGVRYVESVRFVVDEAPDADVRALAVDQYQPRTWYAGRGPVLFRSSNGGAGWEPAGRFDDETVLRVAPAPAPVRPGIVARAGSVAVVTLRASGGSRVHLSTDLGETWSLLTDLDSRISDVAWLDRDGAGALLVATDTGLYEVSLLPGAVPLQILVDPSDADRGFYAVRTFVSERGAPGVAVAAQASFGVYLSTSGGRPGSFTHVGLANVDNRVLAVQYDGPATLLWSGAGEPDPRKPGQGCHRTRLFESDVKWQSMQSGWLGGTCRDLAFAGQQAVAATQSGGVLRLDTLAAQPQWQAVSVNCGLPLRDRTRFVPVDAIAVSGPTAGGATGGGATGGSGAAERLILASGERGVHRSADAVTWTPSANQATADVVTVPDTWLLCSGEHDIEVVRQDATLGD comes from the coding sequence ATGACGCTGCCCGTGCCGCATCTGGACGATCGCGGCTTCCTCGACCTGGTCACCGAGGCCCGGGAGCGGATCCGGCAGTCCTGCCCGGCGTGGACCGACCTGTCGGCGCACGACCCGGGCATGGCGTTGGTGGAGACGTTCGCGCACCTCACCGAGGTGATGATCTACCGGTTGAACCAGTTGCCGGAGAAGGCGTACGTCTCGTTCCTGAACCTGCTCGGGGTCACCCGGCACGCACCGACCGCGGCCTGGGCGGACGTCCGGTTCACCCGCACCGGCACCGACCGTGCGGCGGTGCGGATCCCGGCCGGGCTACGGGTCGCGGCGGCCCGCGGCGCGGACCCCCGGCCGGTCGTGTTCGTCACCACCGAACCGACGCTGCTGCCCGCCGACGAGACGTCGGTGACGGTACGGATGCACCACTGCGAACCGGTCGAGGCGGAGCTGCTCGGTGTCGGCACCGGCCAGCCCGGGCAGGTGCTGCGCGCGGCGCACGCGCCCCTGACGCACACGGCCGAGGCGCTGGACCTGCTGCTCGGCGTGGAGGTGCCGGCCGGCACTGTGGAGCTGGGCGCGGCGGCCCGCGAGCACGACGGTCGCACGTTCGAGATCTGGCAACCGGTGGACAGCTTCGCCGGGCTCGGCCCGCAGGCCAAGGCGTACCTGGTCGACCGTTGCTCGGGCACTGTCATCTTCGCCCCGGCCCTCGATCTGCGACCGGCCGCCGGGGCGACGCCGGTGGCCGAGGCCGCGCCGGCCGGGTCGACGCCGGTGACCGTCGCGGCGGTGCCGCCGGCCGGGCGGCAGGTCCGGCTCTGGTACCGCGCCGGCGGCGGGCCCACCGGCAACGTGGCGGCGGGCACGCTGACCAGTCTGCGTGACCCGCTACCCGGGGTACGCGTCGACAACCCCGCCCCGGCGGCCGGCGGCCGGGACATGGAGGCGCTGGAATCGGTACTGCTGCGCGGCCCGTACGAGTTCTTCGCCCAGCAGCGCGCGGTCACCGCCCGCGACTTCGAGGTCCTCGCGACCAGTTCCGGGGCGGTGGCGCGGGCGCGGGCGTTCACCCGCGCGGCGGTGTACAGCTTCGCCCGACCGGGCGAGGTTGAGGTGGTGCTGGTGCCGTACGTGCCGGAGGCGGCCCGGCCAGGTGGTCGGCTGCCGGTGGCGGTGCTGCGCGAGCACGAGGTGCCCGAGGCGCGCCACCGGGTCGAGGCGGACCTGGAGGAACGCCGGATGGTCGGTATCCGCTCCCGGGCCACCTGGGCCCGGTTCAAGGCGGTGTCGGTACGCGCCCGGGTGGTGGTGCGCCGCGAGGAGGACGTGGACGCGGTCCGTCGCCGCATCCACGACCGGCTGCACCAGACGTTGAGCCCGCTGCCCACCGCGCTCAACCCAACCGGTTGGCCGTTCGGGGAGCCACTGCGGGCGTCCAACGTGTACCGGCTGCTGGAGCACGCCGAGCCGGGGGTGCGCTACGTCGAGTCGGTGCGGTTCGTGGTCGACGAGGCCCCCGACGCCGACGTCCGTGCCCTCGCCGTGGACCAGTACCAGCCGCGCACCTGGTATGCCGGGCGCGGTCCGGTGCTGTTCCGCTCCAGCAACGGCGGCGCGGGTTGGGAACCGGCCGGTCGCTTCGACGACGAGACGGTGCTGCGGGTCGCGCCCGCGCCCGCTCCGGTGCGGCCGGGCATCGTCGCGCGGGCCGGCTCGGTGGCCGTGGTGACGCTGCGCGCCTCGGGCGGCTCCCGGGTGCACCTGAGCACCGACCTGGGTGAGACCTGGTCGCTGCTCACCGACCTGGATTCGCGGATCTCCGACGTGGCCTGGCTGGACCGCGACGGCGCGGGCGCGCTGCTGGTGGCCACCGACACCGGCCTGTACGAGGTGTCGCTGCTGCCCGGGGCGGTGCCGTTGCAGATCCTGGTCGACCCGTCCGACGCCGACCGGGGCTTCTACGCGGTCCGCACGTTCGTCTCCGAGCGGGGCGCGCCGGGTGTGGCGGTGGCCGCCCAGGCCAGCTTCGGGGTGTACCTGTCGACCAGCGGCGGTCGGCCCGGCAGCTTCACCCACGTCGGTCTCGCCAACGTGGACAACCGGGTCCTCGCGGTGCAGTACGACGGCCCGGCCACGCTGCTGTGGAGCGGCGCCGGTGAGCCGGACCCGAGGAAGCCCGGCCAGGGCTGCCACCGCACCCGACTGTTCGAGTCGGACGTGAAGTGGCAGTCGATGCAGTCCGGGTGGCTCGGCGGCACCTGCCGGGACCTCGCCTTCGCCGGTCAGCAGGCGGTGGCGGCCACGCAGAGCGGCGGGGTGCTGCGGTTGGACACCCTGGCCGCGCAACCACAGTGGCAGGCGGTGTCGGTCAACTGCGGGTTGCCGTTGCGGGACCGGACCCGGTTCGTGCCGGTCGACGCGATCGCGGTGAGCGGCCCGA